One window of the Perca flavescens isolate YP-PL-M2 chromosome 5, PFLA_1.0, whole genome shotgun sequence genome contains the following:
- the zbtb34 gene encoding zinc finger and BTB domain-containing protein 34, protein MLICKTAADKLEKHIQEMDDGSYIEFDVPEFSNTVLTQLNELRLQGKLCDIIVHIQGQPFRAHKAVLAASSPYFRDHSALSTMSGLSISVIKSPVVFEQLLAFCYTGHMSLQLKDIISFLTAASFLQMQAIIDKCTQILESIHSKISLPVSVCSPEKDNSQTGGNGVNDSNLFVNPTQISPPYYSRQSQAGHEARFELAGKGLGRGRQQQEEGQSERGSSDSVSELDAPMDGETEQVELIGKDGQVTDVHVKLEKTDRPTYSDSSSAGDDGYHTELVDGEQVLAVSVGSYGPVIQSAAYSYSGLSSPCFVNLTNSSPSRSMLSGYRGGRARAKRPLAIPAAVLSHIKPGSDDGESAVGPAGLENDVRERSLRSQWYPYNERLICIYCGKTFNQKGSLDRHMRLHMGITPFVCKFCGKKYTRKDQLEYHIRGHTDNKPFHCQICGKCFPFQGTLNQHLRKKHMGASEGSNHIDSPETTEGNSGQKDQEDTSEGMAFEAQYAEEAPANDMEESSKCSPEEAQASRCDL, encoded by the exons ATGCTAATCTGCAAGACG GCAGCCGACAAACTGGAGAAACATATCCAAGAAATGGACGACGGCAGCTACATCGAGTTCGATGTGCCGGAGTTCAGTAACACTGTTCTGACCCAGCTCAATGAGCTGCGGCTGCAAGGGAAGCTGTGTGACATAATTGTTCACATTCAGGGCCAGCCATTTCGAGCCCACAAGGCCGTGCTGGCAGCTAGTTCACCCTACTTTCGTGACCACTCAGCTCTCAGCACCATGAGCGGCCTTTCCATCTCGGTCATCAAAAGCCCCGTGGTGTTTGAGCAGCTTCTGGCGTTCTGCTACACGGGTCACATGTCCCTGCAGCTCAAGGATATTATCAGTTTCCTCACTGCTGCCAGCTTTCTGCAGATGCAAGCCATCATTGACAAGTGTACCCAAATCCTGGAGAGCATCCACTCCAAGATCAGCCTCCCTGTTAGTGTCTGCAGCCCGGAGAAGGACAACTCGCAGACCGGCGGCAACGGGGTCAATGACAGCAACCTCTTTGTAAACCCTACCCAGATCTCCCCCCCTTACTACTCCCGGCAGAGTCAGGCAGGACACGAGGCGCGCTTTGAGCTGGCAGGGAAAGGCCTAGGCCGGGGGCGACAGCAGCAAGAGGAAGGCCAGTCGGAACGAGGCAGTAGCGACAGTGTGTCGGAGCTTGACGCTCCCATGGATGGAGAAACGGAGCAAGTGGAACTGATCGGCAAAGATGGGCAAGTAACCGACGTGCACGTGAAGCTGGAGAAGACCGACAGGCCCACGTACTCCGACAGCTCCTCAGCCGGTGACGACGGCTACCACACGGAGTTGGTGGACGGAGAACAGGTATTGGCTGTCAGCGTGGGCTCCTATGGTCCGGTCATCCAGTCTGCTGCCTATTCGTACTCAGGGCTGTCCTCGCCGTGCTTTGTCAACCTTACCAACTCCAGTCCTTCCCGCTCCATGCTCAGTGGCTACAGAGGTGGGCGAGCCAGGGCAAAGCGACCCCTGGCCATCCCAGCGGCAGTGCTGAGTCATATCAAACCAGGCTCGGATGACGGCGAATCAGCAGTGGGACCCGCGGGGCTGGAGAACGACGTGCGCGAGCGTAGCCTGCGGAGCCAGTGGTACCCCTACAACGAGAGACTCATTTGCATCTACTGTGGAAAGACCTTCAATCAGAAAGGGAGCCTGGATCGCCACATGCGCCTGCACATGGGAATCACCCCATTTGTTTGTAAATTCTGTGGCAAGAAGTACACAAGGAAAGACCAGCTGGAGTACCACATCCGTGGCCACACGGACAACAAGCCCTTCCACTGTCAGATCTGTGGCAAGTGCTTCCCGTTTCAGGGCACCCTTAACCAGCACCTGAGGAAGAAGCACATGGGAGCATCAGAGGGCAGTAATCACATAGACTCTCCAGAGACGACGGAGGGGAACTCAGGTCAGAAGGACCAAGAGGATACGTCCGAGGGGATGGCCTTTGAGGCACAATATGCAGAAGAGGCACCAGCCAATGATATGGAGGAGAGTTCAAAATGCAGTCCAGAGGAGGCCCAAGCATCAAGATGTGATTTGTAG